The Siniperca chuatsi isolate FFG_IHB_CAS linkage group LG7, ASM2008510v1, whole genome shotgun sequence genome includes a window with the following:
- the LOC122878985 gene encoding uncharacterized protein LOC122878985 isoform X2 → MSSAPLQPPGRPPEVPSSAHVQPPGRPPEIHALPVITVPVCPRIPETPLLCQRPRHSCPPTIRLQYQASRVHRLARPAFHHASQRSAAIQSPTRFSRVHGTATNTSLDDQYNKTVRNFICSVRVSCFWVPSLVLRQDH, encoded by the exons ATGAGCTCCGCACCTCTCCAGCCCCCAGGCCGTCCACCCGAGGTTCCcagctccgcacatgtccagcccccgggccgtccacCCGAG atTCACGCTTTGCCGGTGATCACCGTTCCTGTCTGTCCTCGGATCCCCGAGACTCCCTTACTATGCCAGCGGCCACGACATTCTTGTCCTCCAACCATCAGACTCCAGTACCAGGCTTCACGGGTCCACCGCCTGGCACGCCCAGCCTTCCACCACGCCAGCCAGCGAAGCGCCGCCATCCAGTCTCCGACCCGGTTCAGTCGAGTCCACGGAACGGCCACAAACACCTCCCTTGACGATCAGTACAATAAAACTGTTCGAAACTTTATCTGCTCTGTtcgtgtgtcctgcttttgggttcCAAGCTTGGTCCTACGACAGGATCATTAA
- the LOC122878985 gene encoding 36.4 kDa proline-rich protein-like isoform X1, with product MSSAPLQPPGRPPEVPSSAHVQPPGRPPEVPSCTHFQPSGHLPEVYRLALNPSSGPPPPIQIHALPVITVPVCPRIPETPLLCQRPRHSCPPTIRLQYQASRVHRLARPAFHHASQRSAAIQSPTRFSRVHGTATNTSLDDQYNKTVRNFICSVRVSCFWVPSLVLRQDH from the exons ATGAGCTCCGCACCTCTCCAGCCCCCAGGCCGTCCACCCGAGGTTCCcagctccgcacatgtccagcccccgggccgtccacCCGAGGTTCCCAGCTGCACACATTTCCAGCCCTCAGGCCATCTGCCCGAAGTTTACCGCTTAGCTTTGAATCCCTCCTCCGGACCCCCTCCACCCATTcag atTCACGCTTTGCCGGTGATCACCGTTCCTGTCTGTCCTCGGATCCCCGAGACTCCCTTACTATGCCAGCGGCCACGACATTCTTGTCCTCCAACCATCAGACTCCAGTACCAGGCTTCACGGGTCCACCGCCTGGCACGCCCAGCCTTCCACCACGCCAGCCAGCGAAGCGCCGCCATCCAGTCTCCGACCCGGTTCAGTCGAGTCCACGGAACGGCCACAAACACCTCCCTTGACGATCAGTACAATAAAACTGTTCGAAACTTTATCTGCTCTGTtcgtgtgtcctgcttttgggttcCAAGCTTGGTCCTACGACAGGATCATTAA
- the smco4 gene encoding single-pass membrane and coiled-coil domain-containing protein 4: MRQLKGKPRKETSKDKKERKQAMQEARQQVATIVLPTLAIVVLLIVVFVYVATRPGAIE, encoded by the coding sequence ATGAGGCAGCTCAAAGGCAAACCCAGGAAAGAAACATCCAAGGACAAGAAGGAGCGTAAGCAGGCCATGCAGGAAGCCCGACAGCAGGTGGCCACTATAGTACTGCCTACACTGGCCATAGTGGTGCTTCTCATCGTTGTCTTTGTCTATGTGGCCACTAGGCCTGGTGCTATCGAGTAG